Proteins encoded in a region of the Populus nigra chromosome 3, ddPopNigr1.1, whole genome shotgun sequence genome:
- the LOC133688281 gene encoding large ribosomal subunit protein uL15x-like, with translation MTTRFKKNRKKRGHVSAGHGRIGKHRKHPGGRGNAGGMHHHRILFDKYHPGYFGKVGMRYFHKLRNKFYCPIVNIDKLWSMVPQDVKDKATKDTVPMIDVTQFGYFKVLGKGVLPDKQPIVVKAKLISKIAEKKIKEAGGAVVLTA, from the coding sequence ATGACTACACGCTTCAAGAAGAACAGGAAGAAGAGAGGTCACGTGAGCGCAGGTCATGGTCGGATTGGAAAGCACAGGAAGCACCCTGGAGGTCGTGGAAATGCAGGAGGCATGCACCACCACAGGATCCTCTTCGACAAATACCATCCTGGTTACTTCGGTAAGGTTGGTATGCGTTACTTCCACAAGCTCCGCAACAAGTTCTACTGTCCCATCGTCAACATCGACAAGCTCTGGTCCATGGTCCCCCAAGATGTCAAAGACAAGGCAACCAAGGATACTGTGCCCATGATTGATGTCACTCAGTTCGGTTACTTCAAGGTACTTGGCAAGGGGGTTTTACCTGACAAGCAACCCATTGTTGTCAAGGCCAAGCTTATTTCAAAGATTGCTGAGAAGAAGATTAAAGAGGCTGGTGGTGCTGTTGTACTTACAGCCTAG